From one Vicia villosa cultivar HV-30 ecotype Madison, WI unplaced genomic scaffold, Vvil1.0 ctg.000032F_1_1_3, whole genome shotgun sequence genomic stretch:
- the LOC131622571 gene encoding uncharacterized protein LOC131622571 encodes MVREKDVCWEYAEKLDGNKVKCKFCQRVLNGGISRLKHHLSRFPSKGVNPCSKVRDDVTDRVRNIIASKEEVKETSSVKKLKAPEVKSPGTLSATKALISLDTTLSPIGKMFPLSNPMTPSSTNNQEIAERSIALFFFENKIDFSVARSSSYQLMIDAVAKCGSGIIGPSAEVLKTTWLERIKTEVGLQSKDVEKEWATTGCTIIADTWTDYKSKAIINFLVSSPSRIFFHKSVDASPYFKNTKWLADLFDSVIQEFGPENVVQIIMDSSFNYTGIGNHIVQNYGTIFVSPCASQCLNLILEDFTKVDWISRCILQAQTISKLIYNNASLLDLMKKYNGGQELIRTGATKSVSTFLSLQSMLKLRTRLKHMFHSPEYASNTSYVNKPQSLSCIAIAEDGDFWRTVEECVAISEPFLKVLREVSEGKPTVGSIYELMTRAKESIRTYYIMDENKCKTFLDIVDKKWREQLHSPLHAAAAFLNPSIQYNPEIKFLSSIKEDFYNVLEKLLPVPDMRRDMTNQIYTFTKAHGMFGCSLAKEARNTVAPWLWWEQYGDSAPGLQRVAIRILSQVCSTFSLQRQWSTFRQIHSEKKNKIDRETLNDLVYINYNLKLNRQMNAKSLEVDMLQFDDIDMSSEWVEENETASPTQWLDRFGTALDGNDLNTRQFGSSIFGANDPIFGL; translated from the exons A TGGTCCGAGAAAAAGATGTATGTTGGGAATATGCAGAGAAACTAGATGGGAACAAAGTGAAATGTAAATTTTGCCAAAGAGTTTTAAATGGTGGCATTAGCAGATTGAAGCATCATTTATCGCGATTTCCAAGCAAAGGAGTCAATCCTTGCAGTAAGGTCCGAGACGACGTTACTGATCGAGTAAGAAACATAATTGCGTCGAAGGAAGAGGTTAAAGAAACCTCTAGTGTGAAGAAGCTAAAAGCACCGGAAGTTAAATCTCCCGGTACTCTTTCTGCAACCAAAGCTCTTATATCTTTGGACACAACATTATCTCCTATTGGGAAGATGTTCCCTTTAAGCAATCCTATGACGCCTTCTTCGACAAATAATCAAGAGATTGCGGAAAGGAGTATCGCTCTATTCTTTTTCGAGAATAAGATAGATTTCAGTGTTGCGCGATCTTCGTCCTATCAGTTGATGATTGACGCCGTTGCAAAATGTGGCTCTGGGATTATAGGTCCGTCAGCTGAGGTTTTGAAAACAACGTGGTTGGAGAGGATTAAAACAGAAGTCGGTTTACAGTCGAAAGATGTTGAGAAAGAGTGGGCTACTACGGGTTGTACCATTATTGCAGACACATGGACTGATTATAAATCAAAGGCCATTATTAATTTCTTAGTCTCGTCACCGTCCAGGATTTTTTTCCACAAATCAGTGGACGCGTCTCCGTATTTCAAGAACACGAAATGGCTCGCTGATCTTTTTGATTCTGTGATTCAGGAGTTTGGTCCGGAGAATGTTGTGCAAATTATTATGGATAGCAGCTTTAACTACACTGGGATTGGTAATCATATAGTGCAGAACTACGGGACAATATTTGTATCTCCTTGTGCCTCGCAATGTTTGAATCTAATATTGGAGGATTTCACCAAGGTTGATTGGATTAGTAGGTGTATTTTACAAGCACAAACCATATCAAAGTTGATTTACAATAATGCTTCATTGCTTGATCTTATGAAGAAGTATAACGGAGGTCAGGAACTTATCAGGACCGGGGCGACAAAATCTGTATCCACCTTCCTGTCTTTGCAGTCAATGTTGAAGCTAAGAACACGGTTGAAGCATATGTTTCACAGCCCCGAATATGCGTCGAACACTTCCTATGTAAACAAACCCCAGAGTCTTTCCTGTATTGCAATTGCTGAAGATGGTGATTTCTGGAGGACGGTGGAAGAATGTGTGGCCATCTCCGAGCCATTTCTGAAGGTATTAAGAGAAGTATCCGAAGGGAAACCAACGGTAGGTTCGATATATGAACTAATGACTAGGGCTAAAGAATCTATCAGAACATACTACATAATGGATGAGAATAAATGCAAGACATTCTTAGATATAGTTGATAAAAAATGGAGGGAACAGCTTCATTCCCCTCTACATGCAGCCGCGGCTTTTTTAAACCCCAGTATCCAGTACAATCCTGAAATCAAATTTCTCTCGTCTATAAAAGAAGACTTCTATAATGTTCTCGAGAAGTTGCTTCCTGTACCAGATATGAGGCGCGACATGACCAATCAAATCTATACGTTTACAAAGGCACACGGAATGTTCGGTTGTAGCCTAGCAAAGGAAGCAAGAAACACAGTTGCACCAT GGCTTTGGTGGGAACAGTATGGTGATTCTGCTCCGGGGCTGCAACGAGTTGCCATTAGAATATTAAGTCAAGTTTGTAGCACTTTCTCACTTCAGAGGCAGTGGAGTACCTTCCGGCAAATTCACTCGGAGAAAAAGAATAAGATTGATCGAGAAACGCTGAACGACCTTGTTTATATAAACTACAATCTCAAGTTgaataggcaaatgaatgcaaagTCTTTAGAAGTTGATATGCTTCAATTTGATGATATTGACATGAGTTCTGAGTGGGTGGAGGAAAATGAAACTGCAAGTCCAACTCAGTGGCTAGATCGTTTTGGGACAGCCTTGGATGGCAATGATTTGAATACGAGACAGTTTGGTAGTTCTATATTTGGTGCAAATGACCCAATATTTGGATTGTAA
- the LOC131622572 gene encoding probable inactive receptor kinase At4g23740: protein MDKKLSLLFMFSVVFVSVGAEPVEDKQALLDFLHKMSHSPHVNWDENSSVCQTWRGVTCNADQTRVIAIRLPGAGLRGPIPPNTLSRLAAIETVSLRSNGITGFFPGGFSELKNLTSLYLQSNKFSGPLPLDFSVWNNLTVVNLSNNFFNGSIPFSVANLTHLSSLVLANNSLSGEIPDIGIHSLRELNLANNDLSGVVPKSLLRFPSWAFSGNNLTSVNNSSHPPALPMHPPYTLPHKKTKGLSETALLGIIIGVCALGFAVIAVVMILCCYDFAAAGVKESVKSKKKEVSTKAETSASRDKNKIVFFEDCNLAFDLEDLLRASAEILGKGTFGTTYKAALEDASTVVVKRLKEVTVGKKEFEQHMEVVGKLKHENVDAIRAYYYSKDEKLVVFDYYQQGSVSSILHGNRAEGRASLDWDSRLRIAIGTARGIAHIHVQQGGKLVHGNIKASNIFVNSQGYGCVSDIGLATLMSSIPSPGTRASGYRAPEVTDTRKATHSSDVYSFGVLLLELLTGKSPIYSAEGEQIVHLVRWVNSVVREEWTAEVFDVELLRYSNIEEEMVEMLQIGMACAARMPDQRPKMPEVVRMMEGIRPENRPSSTESRSEVSTPTVYAT, encoded by the exons ATGGACAAGAAGCTATCTCTCTTGTTCATGTTTTCAGTAGTGTTTGTTAGTGTTGGAGCTGAACCAGTGGAAGATAAACAAGCTTTACTTGATTTTCTTCATAAGATGAGTCATTCTCCACATGTCAATTGGGATGAGAATTCTTCTGTATGCCAAACATGGAGAGGAGTTACCTGCAACGCCGACCAAACTCGAGTTATCGCGATTCGGTTACCTGGAGCTGGATTAAGAGGTCCAATTCCGCCGAACACGCTCAGTCGCCTCGCGGCGATTGAGACAGTGAGTCTTAGATCAAATGGTATCACTGGTTTTTTTCCTGGTGGATTCTCTGAGCTGAAGAACTTGACTAGTCTTTATCTTCAGTCTAACAAATTTTCTGGGCCATTGCCATTGGATTTTTCTGTTTGGAATAATCTTACTGTTGTCAATTTGTCCAACAATTTTTTCAATGGTAGCATCCCTTTTTCAGTTGCAAATCTGACTCATCTCAGTTCATTAGTCCTTGCAAACAACTCTCTTTCTGGCGAGATTCCTGATATCGGTATTCATAGCCTTCGAGAGCTAAATTTAGCAAACAATGACCTTAGTGGTGTTGTGCCAAAATCACTTCTTAGATTTCCAAGTTGGGCTTTTTCTGGTAACAATCTTACATCGGTTAATAATAGTTCGCATCCTCCGGCTTTGCCTATGCATCCACCTTATACTCTTCCACATAAGAAAACCAAAGGACTAAGTGAAACTGCGTTATTGGGAATCATCATCGGTGTTTGTGCACTTGGATTCGCGGTGATTGCAGTTGTTATGATTCTGTGCTGCTACGACTTTGCTGCTGCAGGTGTAAAAGAATCTGTGAAATCGAAGAAAAAAGAAGTCTCAACGAAAGCAGAAACTTCTGCGAGCCGAGATAAAAACAAGATAGTATTTTTCGAGGATTGCAATCTCGCGTTTGATCTagaggatcttttgagagcttcTGCTGAGATTCTCGGAAAGGGAACTTTTGGTACAACATATAAAGCTGCTTTAGAGGATGCAAGCACTGTGGTGGTGAAGAGGTTGAAAGAGGTTACTGTTGGGAAAAAGGAGTTTGAACAACACATGGAAGTTGTAGGGAAGCTTAAGCATGAAAATGTGGATGCAATAAGAGCTTATTACTATTCAAAGGATGAGAAGCTAGTTGTATTTGATTATTATCAACAAGGAAGTGTTTCTTCCATTTTACATG GTAACCGAGCGGAAGGACGAGCTTCTCTAGACTGGGATAGCCGTTTAAGAATCGCGATTGGAACCGCGAGAGGAATTGCTCACATCCATGTTCAACAAGGAGGGAAACTAGTTCATGGAAACATAAAAGCTTCAAACATCTTCGTCAATTCACAAGGATACGGTTGTGTATCTGACATAGGTTTAGCAACATTGATGAGTTCAATACCTTCACCAGGGACAAGAGCATCAGGATACCGTGCGCCAGAAGTAACAGACACGCGTAAAGCAACGCATTCGTCTGATGTATACAGTTTTGGTGTCCTGCTACTCGAGCTTCTAACTGGAAAATCGCCGATATATTCAGCAGAAGGCGAACAAATTGTTCACTTGGTTAGATGGGTGAATTCGGTTGTGAGAGAGGAATGGACTGCTGAAGTTTTCGACGTGGAGCTTTTGAGGTATTCGAATATAGAAGAAGAAATGGTGGAGATGCTACAGATAGGGATGGCTTGTGCTGCAAGAATGCCAGATCAGAGACCAAAAATGCCTGAAGTGGTGAGAATGATGGAAGGGATTCGTCCAGAAAATCGACCATCGTCTACCGAATCTAGATCAGAAGTTTCAACTCCAACTGTTTATGCAACTTAA